A region of Pelagicoccus sp. SDUM812003 DNA encodes the following proteins:
- the galK gene encoding galactokinase, protein MDTLSFDRKELRDLLALFADQGLGSPDVCAVAPGRVNVIGEHIDYNGGLVLPAAIDRWTCVALKAREDGMVNLRSSHGEVEPVSFSVEDLAKSEKRCWSNYVKGVLAGLKRKGFAFPGFDAVVLSTVPVGGGLSSSAALEAAFSKAVLELVGESMEPLELARLCQKAEHDYADVPCGLMDQAAVILCEDSKLLLLDCQDDSYRYADFDDPDWGLMIINSCVSHELSDGGYARRRDVCHQAAAELEVGTLREVPLAELDAVLAKDFMDEEKRRYVRHVVTEIDRTLRAVDALAARDYALTGQLLNESHASLRDDYRVSCPELDFISKTAQALEGVAGCRMTGGGFGGSAIALVRRDQADMVAETVADAYRERFGIEAGIFETRPAGGARSWRC, encoded by the coding sequence TTGGATACCTTGTCTTTCGATCGAAAGGAACTGCGGGATTTGCTCGCTCTGTTCGCGGACCAAGGGCTTGGCTCGCCGGATGTCTGCGCGGTGGCTCCCGGACGGGTGAACGTGATCGGCGAGCATATCGACTACAACGGCGGATTGGTACTGCCGGCGGCGATCGATCGCTGGACCTGCGTGGCCCTCAAGGCTCGGGAGGACGGCATGGTGAACTTGCGTTCCAGCCATGGCGAGGTCGAGCCGGTGAGCTTTTCCGTAGAGGATCTTGCAAAGTCCGAGAAGCGCTGCTGGAGCAACTACGTCAAAGGGGTTTTGGCCGGCCTGAAGCGAAAGGGCTTCGCCTTTCCCGGGTTCGATGCGGTGGTGCTGTCCACGGTGCCCGTGGGAGGCGGCTTGAGCAGCAGCGCGGCTTTGGAGGCGGCGTTTAGCAAGGCGGTCTTGGAGCTGGTCGGGGAGTCGATGGAACCGCTGGAGCTGGCTCGGCTCTGCCAGAAGGCGGAGCACGACTACGCGGACGTCCCGTGCGGCTTGATGGATCAGGCGGCGGTCATTCTCTGCGAAGACTCCAAGCTGCTGCTGCTGGACTGCCAGGACGATTCGTATCGGTACGCCGATTTCGACGATCCGGACTGGGGTTTGATGATCATCAATTCCTGCGTAAGCCACGAGCTTTCCGATGGCGGCTACGCCCGTCGGCGTGACGTTTGCCACCAGGCTGCTGCGGAGCTCGAGGTCGGTACGCTTCGGGAGGTGCCTCTGGCGGAGTTGGATGCCGTCTTGGCCAAGGATTTCATGGACGAGGAGAAGCGCCGCTACGTGCGTCACGTGGTCACCGAAATCGACCGTACGCTGCGGGCGGTGGACGCCCTGGCCGCTCGGGACTACGCTTTGACCGGCCAGCTGCTCAATGAAAGCCACGCTTCGTTGCGAGACGACTACCGCGTGAGCTGTCCAGAGCTGGATTTCATATCGAAGACAGCTCAAGCCCTGGAGGGTGTGGCGGGCTGTCGCATGACCGGTGGCGGCTTTGGCGGGTCGGCCATCGCCTTGGTGCGCCGCGACCAGGCTGACATGGTGGCTGAAACGGTGGCGGACGCGTACCGCGAGCGTTTCGGCATCGAAGCCGGGATATTCGAGACGCGTCCAGCTGGCGGGGCCCGCTCGTGGCGCTGCTAG
- a CDS encoding putative Ig domain-containing protein codes for MTKSAPLPIQGKWLQLLSLGIALILQSLAISPALGEEPPPEGQPEELVINAIVSEPINFPLDAPPEVSDIQVSGLPAGLEYDGLEQVIFGQIDQVGEYFAQVDFTEGGVTHGMPIRIGVFTAADYPGQPGDGSQPPPDEQTFEVVISIGAGQPIYYQVPVPHDASNIQAVGLPQGVSYNDQENAITGSLNEPGDYYGSVDFDQAGQPRSIPVTIYVEGSAIGAPGDGTQTPPAEDDLLQINVIVGQPLDFPLDPGPEISGIVFSGLPTGIDYDSTNQKLVGTLQAEGHYEAQVEFVESGITVSMPVFIDAFLSENFPGDPSNPNPPKDGHSEPRYVSGVAGQPLSFPLPYDLNAVGVDYGMYADGTVSMLPPGLQINFETNAIDGVPEYPGFYHFILIVSDGAEQYEDYFDFDIAPANFDDGTGGYIPPINIIGDVGMPIDYWVDIPQDMLRIQWDVLPEGIAWDPETQRVHGTPVHPGFFETAIYGVKDGNEARIPVYFDIFDAYHGGGPGGTEEYMIFGFVGEFVSFSLPFDPSKTSIEIGSYEDGLPAELPVGIEIDSENGLIVGFPQEGGFYHSMLKITEGEESRQVPLYFDFQYNNYGGGAPGEHYPPEYHEGDDETVLFGAVGVRFSFKFPTNESETVSLPAEWEGQSFALPTGLSYNVETNAIVGSPTESGIFDVLVRIEGADGIEKLKRILFLVSDGGSAPKLSFFSEAEFMVGEDFDYQILASGSPTEFAFEETPAELSLDPSTGLVSGRFDYESENDLIVRASNEAGDAYGILYLDVEYPHDDPGGDPDVPDGVIEDTEPLVGRVGVPFRIEAPAEFAGATFELVGESTFPAGIGFSETENAVIAGTPTEAGLFRTHISITQPEKVTEVKLIFFIGDSAAAPQFISPDYLNAKLGSPIEFPLALANGPATIEIIGKIPGISYDATSRSLKGAIADPGFYTLLAVASNDNGKGFLLIDVDVWDDGSFQDPHEVYPINVWGMVGEVLDFPLPADPARSEVAIVNGPDGTPSVIPPGLEYLQNYALIKGVPSQEGFYDLHLEVTEFGFTRREHIIFEIYTPETLPDDPNFPTGPGYEEPDDGHVEPILAKVGERLYFEAPVMGQTVSFEIVDSKDGEASELPPGVTFNTTDGVLSGVPTKSGVYPLWVKVNEDGHVFTVFAPVVVSGPEGSPEVTSVDYISALPGENFEYQVVATNEPTESYIEFFDVPGILSYDPESMILNGKFDFGGFFTVLIVTKNETGVGYGLLHIDVLGQFGGGEPIPEIPLFINGTSNVEIDWELPTFVRGSSFVVGEDPGGFVTQLPEGLSMDETTGRVYGTPLYPGYHFVYVTVDQGELPSLALNIGIAPGLPTPIIISPQWWVGHQNGQFNYQIHATDFPSEYFAEGLPAGLSLNAATGTIHGIPTEAGEFEVQLSARNKSGTGESTTLFLFIEEQPRMPVVSGPYYLETQVGAEFSFQVNATESPFSFAAWGLPAGVTLDSETGLISGTPLVSGFFPVRVEAYNEWGMGSFNTSVLVKRAAQAPSYTGPNNVGGKVGQEFFFHPPASGTVSSWSISEGSPNALPAGLSIDSASGMITGKPTNAFAGAIELEIAGPGGSSYAKVYFKIAPALDAPVVSSSPFAKGTSGQAFSYQIVASNNPIEFAVENLPSGLDFDASAGLISGTPDKAGYFDMLIRARNAAGWGPVRLLILDIIPGLEAPMIVSAPYKKGQVGQAFEYQIIANNQPTGFALSGSLPAGLALDATTGLISGTPTEAGVKEVILSASNESGSGNGMVFILAIRPSLEMPKITSSGTAFGKVGEPFVYQIIATGTPTGYEASNLPDGLTLNESTGFITGTPTTPTREPVLMVVVASNGAGQSLPRGVLLEILPAAAAPEILSGSYAIGKVGDDFEFQVFATNDPTSFFSPNLPQGLSIDSATGLISGSPEQAGEFIVTLNASNEAGAGEPASLALFILPGAAMPRVTSPSYALGKVGEEFSYQIVATSEQIDSFSVEGDLPRGIDFDPTTGLISGSPVEPGISSVFLLATNDAGTSLPQPLKIKVEPSLEAPSITSALRTSGTVGDEFSYEILASNMPQERPLPPSAEFEAVGLPAGLGINNATGIISGTPEEPGSYTVTLVATNETGQGNAKFLVIKIAPSLQAPVITSVTKVPAQVGKSFSYTISATNDPTSYDVEHSIAWLGVNTATGRLSGTPTKPGVFYAGLFAYNDSGESKLAPLEIVVYPAAETPKITSERQASGKIGEAFSYQIEASNAPTSYSVSGLPSGLTIDPASGLISGTPAASGVFEIVAVASNENGTGDRAIITLEIEARFEIVIGATDE; via the coding sequence ATGACCAAATCCGCTCCGCTACCGATTCAGGGCAAATGGCTCCAACTCCTCAGCCTCGGCATCGCTCTAATCCTCCAATCTCTGGCAATCTCCCCCGCGCTCGGGGAAGAGCCTCCTCCCGAAGGCCAGCCAGAGGAGCTCGTGATCAACGCCATCGTTTCCGAGCCAATCAACTTTCCTCTCGATGCGCCGCCGGAGGTGAGCGACATACAGGTTAGCGGACTGCCCGCCGGGCTCGAGTACGACGGCCTGGAGCAAGTCATCTTCGGTCAAATCGATCAGGTAGGAGAATACTTCGCCCAAGTCGATTTCACCGAGGGCGGCGTCACTCATGGCATGCCCATCCGCATCGGCGTCTTCACTGCGGCGGACTATCCCGGCCAGCCGGGAGACGGCTCTCAACCTCCCCCAGACGAGCAGACCTTCGAAGTCGTTATATCGATCGGCGCGGGCCAGCCAATCTATTATCAAGTGCCTGTTCCTCACGACGCCTCCAACATTCAAGCGGTCGGTCTCCCGCAAGGCGTCTCCTACAACGATCAGGAAAACGCCATCACCGGCTCCCTCAACGAACCGGGCGACTACTATGGCAGCGTCGACTTCGATCAGGCCGGCCAGCCACGCTCCATCCCGGTCACCATCTATGTGGAAGGCAGCGCTATCGGCGCCCCTGGCGACGGCACGCAAACTCCGCCAGCTGAAGACGACCTCCTTCAAATCAACGTCATCGTCGGCCAGCCGCTCGACTTTCCGCTTGATCCCGGCCCCGAGATTTCTGGCATCGTTTTCTCGGGCCTCCCCACTGGCATAGACTACGATTCGACCAATCAGAAGCTCGTTGGAACGCTGCAAGCCGAAGGTCACTACGAAGCTCAGGTCGAGTTCGTCGAATCCGGCATCACCGTGAGCATGCCCGTATTCATCGACGCGTTCCTTTCAGAAAACTTTCCGGGCGACCCCTCGAACCCGAATCCGCCGAAGGACGGGCATTCGGAGCCGCGCTACGTATCCGGCGTTGCAGGACAACCTCTTAGCTTCCCGCTTCCCTACGACTTGAATGCCGTGGGAGTCGACTACGGCATGTACGCGGACGGCACCGTTTCCATGCTGCCTCCTGGGTTGCAGATCAATTTCGAGACTAACGCGATCGACGGCGTACCCGAGTATCCAGGCTTCTATCACTTCATCCTCATCGTTTCCGACGGAGCGGAACAATACGAGGACTACTTCGATTTCGATATCGCTCCGGCGAATTTCGACGACGGCACGGGCGGATACATCCCGCCTATCAACATCATCGGAGATGTCGGAATGCCCATCGACTATTGGGTCGACATCCCGCAAGACATGCTTCGGATCCAATGGGACGTCCTGCCGGAAGGCATCGCTTGGGACCCCGAGACCCAGCGCGTTCATGGCACCCCGGTCCATCCAGGCTTCTTCGAAACGGCCATCTACGGCGTCAAGGACGGCAATGAGGCTCGCATCCCAGTTTACTTCGATATTTTCGACGCCTACCACGGTGGCGGTCCCGGCGGTACCGAAGAATACATGATCTTCGGATTCGTAGGCGAGTTCGTGAGCTTCTCCCTTCCTTTCGATCCCTCCAAGACCTCGATCGAAATCGGTTCCTACGAGGACGGACTTCCAGCCGAACTTCCGGTGGGCATTGAAATCGATTCCGAGAACGGCTTGATCGTTGGATTCCCGCAGGAAGGCGGTTTCTACCACTCCATGCTTAAGATCACCGAGGGCGAGGAATCCCGCCAAGTCCCTCTGTACTTCGATTTTCAATACAACAACTATGGTGGAGGCGCCCCTGGCGAGCACTATCCGCCGGAATACCACGAAGGTGATGACGAGACTGTGCTCTTCGGCGCCGTTGGCGTGCGTTTCTCCTTCAAGTTCCCCACAAACGAGTCGGAAACGGTCTCCCTCCCCGCTGAATGGGAAGGCCAAAGTTTCGCTCTGCCGACAGGCTTGAGCTACAACGTGGAAACCAACGCCATCGTGGGCTCTCCCACCGAATCCGGCATCTTCGACGTGCTCGTTCGCATCGAAGGAGCCGACGGCATCGAAAAGCTCAAGCGCATCCTCTTCCTTGTAAGCGACGGAGGCAGCGCCCCCAAGCTCTCCTTCTTCTCCGAAGCCGAGTTCATGGTCGGCGAGGACTTCGACTACCAGATCCTCGCATCCGGCTCGCCAACCGAGTTCGCCTTCGAGGAAACGCCAGCGGAACTCTCGCTCGATCCGAGCACAGGTTTGGTGTCAGGACGTTTCGACTACGAATCCGAAAACGACCTGATCGTGCGTGCCTCCAACGAAGCCGGCGACGCCTACGGAATCCTTTATCTCGACGTCGAGTATCCGCACGACGATCCGGGAGGAGATCCCGATGTGCCGGACGGCGTCATCGAAGACACCGAGCCTCTCGTGGGACGCGTCGGCGTGCCGTTCCGCATCGAGGCTCCTGCCGAATTCGCAGGCGCGACCTTCGAGCTAGTCGGAGAGTCCACCTTCCCTGCTGGCATCGGCTTCTCTGAAACGGAAAACGCGGTCATCGCCGGAACGCCCACCGAAGCTGGCCTCTTCCGTACCCATATTTCCATTACGCAGCCGGAAAAGGTCACCGAAGTGAAGCTCATCTTCTTCATCGGAGACAGCGCTGCAGCCCCTCAATTCATTTCGCCCGACTATCTCAACGCCAAGCTCGGCAGCCCGATCGAGTTCCCGCTGGCCCTCGCCAATGGTCCTGCCACGATCGAGATCATTGGGAAGATCCCTGGCATCAGCTACGATGCCACAAGCCGCTCGCTCAAAGGCGCGATCGCCGACCCAGGCTTCTATACCTTGCTCGCAGTGGCGTCCAATGACAATGGAAAGGGATTCCTCCTGATCGACGTGGACGTTTGGGACGATGGCTCGTTCCAGGATCCACACGAAGTCTACCCCATCAACGTTTGGGGCATGGTAGGCGAAGTATTGGATTTTCCACTACCCGCGGACCCGGCTCGCAGCGAAGTCGCTATCGTGAATGGTCCAGACGGGACGCCTTCCGTCATTCCTCCAGGCTTGGAGTATCTGCAGAACTACGCCCTCATCAAGGGAGTGCCATCGCAGGAGGGTTTCTATGACCTTCACCTCGAGGTGACTGAGTTCGGCTTCACGCGCCGCGAGCACATCATCTTCGAAATCTACACTCCGGAAACGCTGCCGGACGACCCGAACTTTCCGACCGGTCCCGGCTACGAGGAGCCTGACGACGGCCACGTCGAGCCGATCCTCGCCAAAGTGGGCGAACGCCTCTACTTCGAAGCGCCCGTCATGGGCCAAACCGTCAGCTTCGAAATCGTCGACAGCAAGGACGGAGAGGCTTCCGAACTGCCTCCTGGCGTCACCTTCAACACCACCGATGGCGTGCTATCCGGCGTGCCGACCAAGAGCGGCGTCTATCCTCTCTGGGTCAAGGTCAACGAAGACGGCCACGTTTTCACCGTGTTCGCTCCAGTAGTGGTGAGCGGTCCAGAAGGGTCGCCCGAGGTCACCAGCGTCGACTACATCTCTGCGCTTCCTGGTGAAAACTTCGAGTACCAGGTCGTGGCCACCAACGAGCCGACGGAGTCGTACATCGAGTTCTTCGACGTTCCTGGCATCCTCAGCTACGATCCGGAGAGCATGATCCTCAACGGCAAGTTCGACTTCGGCGGATTCTTCACCGTGCTGATCGTGACCAAGAACGAAACCGGCGTCGGCTACGGACTGCTGCACATCGACGTGCTCGGTCAATTCGGAGGCGGCGAGCCCATACCCGAAATCCCCTTGTTCATCAACGGCACCTCAAACGTGGAAATCGACTGGGAACTCCCGACCTTCGTTCGCGGATCTTCCTTCGTGGTCGGTGAAGACCCAGGTGGATTTGTGACCCAGCTGCCCGAGGGGCTGTCCATGGACGAAACCACAGGTCGGGTCTACGGCACTCCCCTGTATCCAGGATACCACTTCGTCTACGTGACCGTAGACCAAGGCGAGCTGCCAAGCCTCGCCCTGAATATCGGTATCGCCCCAGGACTGCCGACTCCAATCATCATCAGTCCACAGTGGTGGGTCGGTCATCAGAACGGCCAGTTCAACTACCAGATCCATGCTACGGACTTCCCAAGCGAATACTTCGCCGAAGGGCTTCCAGCAGGACTCAGTCTGAACGCCGCCACTGGAACGATCCACGGCATTCCGACCGAAGCGGGCGAATTCGAGGTGCAGCTTAGCGCCCGCAACAAGTCAGGCACCGGCGAGAGCACCACGCTCTTTCTCTTCATCGAGGAGCAGCCTCGCATGCCAGTCGTTTCCGGTCCCTACTACCTGGAGACCCAGGTCGGGGCTGAATTCAGCTTCCAAGTCAACGCTACGGAATCGCCCTTCAGCTTCGCTGCTTGGGGTCTCCCGGCAGGCGTCACTCTCGACTCTGAAACAGGACTGATTTCCGGCACGCCTCTCGTCAGCGGTTTCTTCCCAGTTCGTGTGGAAGCCTACAACGAATGGGGTATGGGATCTTTCAATACATCCGTTCTCGTGAAACGCGCGGCTCAAGCTCCGAGCTACACCGGCCCGAACAACGTCGGAGGCAAGGTAGGACAGGAGTTCTTCTTCCATCCGCCCGCATCGGGCACCGTGAGCAGCTGGTCCATCTCCGAAGGCAGCCCGAACGCGCTGCCAGCGGGCCTTAGCATCGATTCCGCTAGCGGCATGATCACCGGCAAGCCGACCAACGCCTTTGCGGGAGCGATCGAGCTAGAGATAGCTGGTCCCGGAGGCTCTTCCTACGCTAAGGTCTACTTCAAGATCGCGCCAGCTTTGGACGCGCCGGTTGTATCCAGTTCCCCATTCGCAAAGGGAACAAGCGGACAAGCTTTCAGCTACCAGATCGTAGCATCGAACAACCCGATCGAATTCGCAGTGGAAAACCTGCCTAGCGGGCTCGATTTCGATGCAAGCGCTGGTTTGATCAGCGGAACTCCGGACAAAGCCGGCTACTTCGATATGCTCATCCGAGCTCGCAACGCGGCGGGATGGGGACCGGTTCGTCTCCTGATTCTGGATATCATCCCAGGACTGGAAGCTCCGATGATCGTCAGCGCCCCCTACAAGAAGGGTCAGGTGGGACAAGCTTTCGAATATCAGATCATCGCCAACAACCAGCCTACCGGCTTCGCCCTCTCCGGCTCGCTCCCGGCTGGCCTGGCACTGGATGCCACCACGGGTCTGATTTCGGGAACTCCGACCGAAGCTGGCGTGAAGGAAGTCATCCTCAGCGCATCCAACGAAAGCGGATCCGGAAACGGCATGGTATTCATCCTTGCGATACGTCCCTCTCTGGAAATGCCGAAGATCACCTCTTCCGGCACCGCCTTCGGAAAGGTGGGAGAACCCTTCGTCTATCAGATCATCGCCACCGGTACGCCGACTGGCTACGAGGCCTCGAATCTTCCGGACGGCCTCACGCTCAACGAGTCGACCGGCTTCATCACCGGCACGCCGACCACGCCGACCAGAGAACCCGTATTGATGGTGGTCGTGGCAAGCAACGGAGCTGGACAGAGCCTCCCTCGAGGCGTCCTGCTGGAGATTCTCCCCGCAGCGGCGGCCCCTGAAATCCTCAGCGGCAGCTACGCCATCGGCAAGGTAGGAGACGATTTCGAGTTCCAGGTCTTCGCGACCAACGATCCGACTTCGTTCTTCAGCCCGAATCTGCCTCAAGGACTCAGCATCGATAGCGCGACAGGCCTCATTTCCGGATCTCCCGAACAAGCGGGCGAGTTCATCGTGACGCTTAACGCGAGCAACGAAGCTGGAGCTGGCGAACCGGCGTCACTGGCGCTCTTCATCCTTCCCGGGGCTGCAATGCCGCGGGTCACCAGCCCGTCCTACGCTCTAGGCAAGGTGGGCGAGGAATTCTCCTATCAGATCGTGGCGACCAGCGAACAGATCGACTCCTTCTCCGTGGAGGGAGACCTGCCACGCGGCATCGACTTCGATCCGACCACCGGCCTGATCTCGGGCTCTCCGGTCGAACCGGGCATCTCCAGCGTCTTCCTGCTGGCTACCAACGACGCGGGCACCAGCTTGCCGCAGCCATTGAAGATCAAGGTAGAGCCGTCTCTGGAGGCGCCGAGCATCACCTCCGCTCTGCGGACTTCCGGCACGGTTGGCGACGAGTTCAGCTACGAAATCCTCGCATCCAACATGCCGCAAGAACGCCCGCTTCCACCGAGCGCCGAGTTCGAAGCCGTTGGCCTGCCAGCAGGTTTGGGCATCAACAACGCCACCGGCATCATTAGCGGAACTCCCGAGGAGCCAGGCAGCTACACCGTGACCTTGGTCGCCACCAACGAAACTGGTCAAGGCAATGCGAAGTTCCTCGTGATCAAGATCGCTCCGTCGCTGCAAGCTCCGGTCATCACCAGCGTGACCAAGGTTCCCGCTCAGGTCGGAAAGAGCTTCAGCTACACCATCAGCGCCACCAACGACCCGACCTCCTACGACGTCGAGCATAGCATCGCCTGGCTCGGAGTGAATACCGCGACGGGTCGCCTCTCCGGTACGCCGACCAAGCCAGGAGTCTTCTACGCAGGCCTCTTCGCCTACAACGATTCCGGCGAGAGCAAGCTCGCTCCGCTCGAAATCGTGGTCTACCCGGCGGCGGAAACGCCGAAGATCACCAGCGAGCGCCAAGCGAGCGGCAAGATCGGAGAAGCCTTCTCCTATCAGATCGAAGCCAGCAACGCCCCGACCTCCTACTCGGTCAGCGGTCTGCCATCGGGCCTGACCATCGATCCGGCATCGGGTCTGATCTCCGGCACCCCGGCCGCCTCCGGCGTCTTCGAAATCGTGGCTGTGGCCAGCAACGAAAACGGAACCGGCGATCGGGCCATCATCACCCTGGAGATCGAGGCGCGTTTCGAAATCGTCATCGGCGCAACCGACGAATAA
- a CDS encoding XylR family transcriptional regulator has protein sequence MQSKRIAILVETALDSGRQIVRGIARFASERNDWSLFYHTGPLGAMVPASLESWDGDGIIARIANNELLDVVRRHQVPVVDVMGNVPEADYPVVKCDDHAISELVINHFTERGYQHIAFFGLKNEIWSRYRKSALETACQERLGSRLHTLEVGHTDRDASGWPSYFKKLASWVESLPKPIGIMVASDQFGPDLLVACRQAGFTIPDQVSVVGVDNDVPFCEISQPHLSSVEPNHERIGYEAAKMLQKTMEGSPPVQRTVEIPPILLHVRPSSDATALADPVLVKALRYIRQNACLSIGVDEIAKEAGVSRSVLQRRFRKVLDRTVLEAILSVRMKRAQEMLTVTDLPLPDVAERTGFKHQEYLGYVFKKRIGCTPGQFRARAKGKSS, from the coding sequence ATGCAAAGCAAACGCATCGCGATTCTGGTTGAAACCGCCCTCGACTCCGGGCGGCAAATCGTGCGGGGCATCGCCCGTTTCGCCAGCGAGCGCAACGACTGGTCCCTCTTCTACCATACCGGCCCTCTCGGAGCCATGGTTCCCGCTTCGTTGGAGAGCTGGGACGGCGACGGCATCATCGCTCGCATCGCCAACAACGAACTGCTCGACGTGGTGCGTCGCCATCAGGTCCCGGTGGTCGACGTCATGGGCAACGTGCCCGAAGCCGACTATCCGGTGGTCAAATGCGACGATCACGCCATTTCCGAGCTGGTGATCAACCACTTCACGGAACGCGGCTATCAGCACATCGCCTTCTTCGGATTGAAAAACGAGATTTGGTCCAGGTACCGCAAATCGGCTCTGGAGACGGCTTGCCAAGAGCGCCTCGGATCCCGATTGCACACCTTGGAGGTCGGACACACCGATCGCGATGCCAGCGGCTGGCCAAGCTACTTCAAGAAGCTTGCCTCCTGGGTGGAATCGCTTCCGAAACCGATCGGCATCATGGTGGCGAGCGACCAATTCGGCCCCGACCTCCTGGTCGCTTGCCGCCAGGCCGGCTTCACCATCCCGGACCAAGTCAGCGTGGTAGGCGTGGACAATGACGTGCCATTCTGCGAGATCAGCCAACCACACCTCAGCAGCGTCGAGCCCAACCATGAGCGCATCGGCTACGAGGCGGCAAAAATGCTTCAGAAGACCATGGAGGGATCGCCCCCGGTCCAGCGTACCGTCGAGATCCCCCCGATTCTGCTGCATGTTCGCCCATCGAGCGACGCCACCGCCCTCGCGGATCCCGTTCTGGTAAAGGCCCTGCGCTACATCAGGCAAAACGCGTGCCTTAGCATCGGAGTCGACGAAATCGCCAAGGAGGCTGGCGTATCCCGAAGCGTGCTGCAGCGCCGTTTCCGAAAGGTTCTGGACCGCACCGTCCTGGAAGCCATCCTATCCGTGCGCATGAAACGGGCCCAGGAAATGCTCACCGTGACCGATCTCCCGCTGCCCGACGTCGCTGAACGAACCGGATTCAAGCACCAAGAATACCTGGGCTACGTGTTCAAGAAGCGCATCGGCTGCACGCCCGGCCAGTTCAGGGCAAGAGCGAAAGGCAAGAGCTCGTGA
- a CDS encoding Ig domain-containing protein, producing MHSLNESFSRALVRGFLTVAAALGLTLHSHAAPSPIDDGEVGAAYSYDLKANLNWGGGDPPDDLTYTEGAKPLPDGLSINQSSGVISGVPTTAGSYISTITLTYEGEANNVEVSLTISPQSGTPEITSASLSVGMVGEAYTYTITASENPTTFNVDPDELPPGLSADASTGAITGTPSEPGSYPLTISANNAIGTGADFTLTITIDPAGDLPEITSSATLTGDVDEQISYQIAASNNATEYEAENLPFGVTMDDSSTGFISGTPSVEGTYEVSIRARNEFGWSPVFTLTITIGAVPQISSSLTLSLQQGTEMDEYLITASNSPTTFSVGTLPSGLSYSSGTRKITGTPTVSGTFEVSIYAINGVGQGPTSTLTISISPLSDYSPLRPAEFSVTESDGMLEFYLAFEQSAEELANYNYFIETSADLQEWQSMALDSMDNVVIEENEDGSTSVSVQYSAPAENGAAQFIRYRVEEKS from the coding sequence ATGCATTCTCTCAACGAATCCTTCTCGCGGGCGCTGGTTCGCGGCTTCCTCACGGTTGCCGCGGCCCTGGGCCTCACCCTCCACAGCCACGCAGCTCCCTCTCCCATCGACGACGGCGAGGTCGGAGCGGCCTACTCCTACGACCTGAAGGCAAACCTCAACTGGGGCGGCGGCGATCCGCCCGACGACCTCACCTACACCGAAGGAGCGAAGCCTCTGCCGGATGGACTGAGCATCAATCAGAGCTCCGGCGTCATATCCGGCGTGCCCACCACGGCTGGCAGCTACATCTCGACCATCACCCTCACCTACGAAGGTGAAGCAAACAACGTCGAGGTGTCGTTGACCATCTCGCCACAAAGCGGGACGCCCGAGATCACGAGCGCCTCCCTTTCCGTCGGCATGGTGGGAGAAGCCTACACCTACACCATCACCGCCAGCGAGAACCCGACCACCTTCAACGTGGATCCGGACGAGCTCCCGCCTGGGCTCAGCGCGGATGCTAGCACGGGGGCGATCACCGGCACGCCGAGCGAGCCCGGCTCCTACCCCTTGACCATCAGCGCCAACAACGCCATCGGCACCGGAGCGGACTTCACCCTGACCATCACCATCGATCCGGCAGGGGATCTGCCGGAGATCACCAGCAGCGCCACCCTCACCGGCGACGTAGACGAACAGATCTCCTACCAGATCGCGGCCAGCAACAATGCGACCGAATACGAGGCGGAAAACCTCCCGTTCGGCGTCACCATGGACGATAGCTCGACCGGTTTCATTTCGGGAACGCCAAGCGTGGAAGGCACGTACGAGGTAAGCATCCGAGCTCGCAACGAGTTCGGTTGGAGCCCCGTTTTCACCTTGACCATCACCATCGGAGCCGTGCCGCAGATCTCCAGTTCCCTGACCCTCTCGCTTCAACAAGGCACCGAGATGGACGAGTACCTGATCACCGCTTCCAACAGCCCGACGACCTTCTCGGTCGGGACCCTTCCGAGCGGTCTGAGCTACTCCTCCGGCACTCGCAAGATCACTGGAACTCCAACTGTGTCCGGCACTTTCGAAGTTTCGATCTACGCGATCAACGGAGTCGGCCAAGGCCCTACATCCACCTTGACCATCTCCATCAGCCCGCTTTCCGACTACTCGCCGCTACGGCCCGCAGAATTCTCCGTCACTGAAAGCGACGGCATGCTCGAGTTCTACCTCGCCTTCGAGCAAAGCGCCGAAGAACTCGCCAACTACAACTACTTCATCGAGACCAGCGCGGACCTCCAGGAGTGGCAAAGCATGGCGCTCGACTCCATGGACAACGTGGTCATCGAGGAAAACGAAGACGGCTCCACCTCGGTCTCCGTACAGTACTCCGCCCCCGCCGAAAACGGAGCGGCCCAGTTCATACGGTACCGAGTCGAAGAAAAATCATAA